In a single window of the Acyrthosiphon pisum isolate AL4f chromosome X, pea_aphid_22Mar2018_4r6ur, whole genome shotgun sequence genome:
- the LOC100571477 gene encoding 60S ribosomal protein L22-like has product MSPSAVVFIVATLVLCGIFIQSIEAKTAFQAETPDAAKAAATPAAAAGGAGSAAPDTAAAPDADAGAAGAAEAPKAEAPGITGNGTGNATGPANGYPSLTGSAVQCAVISFLVVARMFYQTA; this is encoded by the exons ATGAGTCCCTCCGCCGTAGTATTTATTGTCGCCACTTTGGTCTTGTGTGGAATTTTCATTCAGA GTATCGAGGCAAAAACAGCTTTCCAGGCCGAAACACCTGACGCCGCCAAAGCAGCCGCCACACCCGCCGCAGCCGCTGGAGGCGCCGGATCCGCAGCACCGGACACCGCCGCAGCACCTGACGCCGACGCCGGGGCCGCCGGAGCCGCCGAAGCCCCGAAGGCCGAAGCCCCAGGCATTACAGGCAACGGCACAGGAAACGCCACCGGTCCTGCCAACGGCTATCCATCTCTCACAGGGTCTGCGGTGCAGTGCGCAGTAATATCCTTCCTGGTGGTGGCAAGAATGTTCTACCAGACAGCGTGA